A window of Pseudobacteriovorax antillogorgiicola contains these coding sequences:
- a CDS encoding integrase core domain-containing protein, translated as AEAREAIDRFVDEYNDHRPHRSLDMLSPSQWLEKIVA; from the coding sequence GCCGAGGCGCGTGAGGCGATAGACCGGTTTGTAGATGAGTACAATGACCATCGGCCGCATCGGTCTTTGGATATGTTGTCACCCAGCCAGTGGCTAGAGAAAATAGTTGCTTAA